In Sphingobacterium sp. R2, the genomic stretch AGAAAACTTTTCCCGGTTCCTAAGTTTGCCCGCTGCTCGAAATAGTGAAGTATACAATTATGCCAATTATGGACTTGCATATGCAGCCTATCGAAATAATCGTTTTGCATTGGCGGCAGAGTATTTTGAACGCTTTCTAACTGCCGGTGGAAGTACAGTGGATCAGAATATACGGTATGACGTCATCGCCCGACTGGGTGATTCGTATCTTTGTCTTCGCGATTACAGCCGGGCAAACAAATATTATGACCAGCTGATCAACAGCAAAGCACCTAATCAGGACTATGCCTTTTTCCAGCGTGGTATTATCTTTGGTCTGCAAGGCGACAATGAAAAGAAGATGAGTACGCTACGTTCCGTGCTGAAGCAATTCCCCGCTTCTAATTATGCGGATGATGCAGCTTTTGAAATTCCTTACACCTATTTTACGATGGGAAACTATGATAATGCACTCAATGGGTTGCAAGGAATGATTGAAAAGTATCCCCGTAGTAGTTATATTCCTCGTGCCCTAATGACCATTGGGCTTGTACAGTACAACAATGATGAACCCGAAGCAGCTAAAGTTACTTTCCAAAAAGTAGTGGAGAAATATGCCAGAACCGCTGAGGCGGAGCAGGCTATGCGCTTTATTGAAAATATTTACCTCGATCAGGGAGACGCTTCGAGCTATATTCGTTACGCTGTAGGTACTAATGTGGGAAATCTGAGTCCTGCGGAGCAGGATAATATGGCTTTCCAGGCAGCCCATTCGCTCTTTGCCCGCGGTGAGTACGGTGCAGCCGTGGAAGCTATCAACGCTTATTTCGACAAATTTCCAAAACCTAAACAGGAGAAATTCGCGCGTTATATCCGTGGTGTAAGTTCTTACCGTATAGGTCACCCGCAGGAAGCGTTGCACGATTTAAATATTATACTGAACGACTGGACGAGTAAGTATACGGAGAATACCCTGTTAACAGTGGCTGCTTTATATTTAGGACTCAAGGAATACAATGAAGCTATTGTGCATCTGAAAAAATTGGAACTCAATGAGGAGTATAAAAAGAATTATGGGTATGCGGTAACCAGCCTGATGGTATGTTATTTCGAACTTGGTGATATGGAACAGGTGGCCAAATACGTGAATTTGATCAAGAATTATGCAGGGGCAACTCAGGAGGAAATAGCAAAGGCCTATTTATACAACGGAAGGTCCTTACTGAAAGAAAAGAACGTCGCGGCTGCCCTGAAAGAATTCAACCTGGCTGCACTGAAAAGCCAGTCTGCTGTTGGCGCAGAGGCGCGTTACCGCGTGGCGCTGCTGCAATATGATAATAAGGAATATGATAAAGCGTTGGAAACTGCTTTTGATGTTATCAACAATAGGGGAGCACAAGAATATTGGGTAGCTAAGAGTTTTATATTGCTCGCAGATGCTTATGCACGCAAAGGGAATACTTTTCAGGCAAAAAGTACATTGAAAAGTGTTATTGAAAACTATGAGAAAGATGATGATATTGTTCCATCTGCGAAAGAACGTTTACAGCGATTGAAGTAATATCTCTAAGAAGTTTTCGCAGCGGATTTAATGGTGAGTATAAACCTATCCGGAATGTAGATTATAGGTAAGATTATAAATTTATGAGTCTGATAAATTGGACTTTTTTATCAACAGCTCGATAAAAAGCGAGGTCTTATCCTCGCTTTTTTTATTTGCAATGTCAAGAAAATCAGGTAAGCTATAGATATTTAGACCATTAGCAGCACCAAATTACCACATTAACCTAGGAGAGCACCCATCGGATCCTAAATATTGTATCTCGAATTTGTCGATCAATGGTTTTATTTGTAAATTAATTGTCACTAAAACAATTATAATCTTCTTATGAAAAACGTCTACTTGATCCTTCTCGGGCTACTTTTGCCGGTACATGTTGTATGGTGTCAATCAGCTATCGCTTATTTAGGCACTGATAAAGGACTTTCAAACGATTTTGTAACGGCTATCTTTCAGGATAAGGATGGGTTTATGTGGTTTGGAACATCCAATGGCCTGAATCGTTACGATGGATATGAATTTAAAGTTTTTAAAAATGAGCCATTATCTAATAATACCATTCCCGACAATCGTGTAACTGCGATCGCCGAAAGTGCTTCCGCGCAGCTCTATGTTGCGACCAAAAGTGGGTTGGCAGTTATAGACGCCAATCGTTCAGTTTGTAAGCAAGTGTTGGTGCGTTCGCAAAGAGAAAATAAACTTCTAAATTTTCCGATCCATCAAATAGAGAAGGATATGCTAGGTCAGTTATTTTTGCAAGGCGGATCTAAAGGGCTTTTTAAAATTGAGGAAACGAAGGATGTAAGTATTGCGACTAGGATACCTTTACCATATGCTGGCCAAAAGGATTTCGACTATCGTGTTTCAGCTATTTGCAAGGCAGCTGATGCTGGAATTTGGGCAATAATAGATCATCTTGGTTTGGCTTATTATGATAGCAAAAAGAAGAGTTTTTCAATTGTGAAACAGGGTGATTTCCAGTCGACAACTATGGCTGTGTCGGCAATCGGGGACGTTTGGTTTGCCAATTATCAAAAAATTAATTGTTATCATATAAAAACGGGCGTGTTTGAACAATATAAGTACGATACTTATCGAAAAGCTATCGTTAACCTTTATTTTGGAAAAGACAAAAAGCTGTGGATATGTACCGATGGTGCGGGCATTCAGAAATTTAACACCACGACACAAACTTTCGAAGAGTATATCGGATTTGACCAAAAACAATTAACCAGTCGATCTGTTTTTGCTGTTTGGGAAGATAAAGATGATCGGATTTGGATTGGCACGCTAAGGGGTGGGGTCAATATTGTGGATCCCGTAAAAAGAAGATTTCAATCATTTAAACTTATTCCCAATAGTCAACGGGTGAATACCACCGATTTTATTTTATCATTCGAACAGGCCGATCGCGATCATATTTGGATAGGAACTGACGGGGATGGATTATATAAATGGAGTATATCGGAAGGCCATTTGGTTAATTATACCTATTCAGCTCCTATGCAGAGCAAACCTTCTTTTATAACATCCTTGCTTCAGCATCAAAATGACCAGTTGTGGATTGGAACCTACGATATGGGGATTGTAAAATTAAATACAAAAACAGGCGATGTTAAGCATTATAGCTGTTACTATCCGAATACGCCATACGCCAATAATGCTGTATGGCGTTTATTTAAAGACAGTAGGGGGACATTTTGGGCTTCCACCCTTGCCAGTGGAAATGTCTATCGCTTAGATACCATCACAGATCAGTTTAAATACCTCGATTTACCAATAAATGACGTGTTGACGTTTTACGAAGATAAAGATG encodes the following:
- a CDS encoding tetratricopeptide repeat protein, translated to MMILKERIGHKYLKYLFTGTLSALLATGYAQEVEKQQKDGKEKQQSIEQRSSGEVQTMDSIEVVRDYRPMLADAVKVRRSPDMKRINRDAIEAELRQIATTTYLAQQKYKQAYYHELMKRHPDASQSNIDNYRISFLAYGAGEYKRASGMLETMKSSDAFYQGAIMTLGHIALETGNKQAARDAFVKVTKLDLDRQVKADALFNYAKVLLELDSTQAAQRVLEIYIAQEVKPADPGTKRLESPETLSAEILRGTTNFHAGVSMLESLKQRGREVNAIYQKVTYYRGLEFYNERAFENSISMFMRSEKFPANAEMAALATYWKAEAMYEVRKFGEAVENFSRFLSLPAARNSEVYNYANYGLAYAAYRNNRFALAAEYFERFLTAGGSTVDQNIRYDVIARLGDSYLCLRDYSRANKYYDQLINSKAPNQDYAFFQRGIIFGLQGDNEKKMSTLRSVLKQFPASNYADDAAFEIPYTYFTMGNYDNALNGLQGMIEKYPRSSYIPRALMTIGLVQYNNDEPEAAKVTFQKVVEKYARTAEAEQAMRFIENIYLDQGDASSYIRYAVGTNVGNLSPAEQDNMAFQAAHSLFARGEYGAAVEAINAYFDKFPKPKQEKFARYIRGVSSYRIGHPQEALHDLNIILNDWTSKYTENTLLTVAALYLGLKEYNEAIVHLKKLELNEEYKKNYGYAVTSLMVCYFELGDMEQVAKYVNLIKNYAGATQEEIAKAYLYNGRSLLKEKNVAAALKEFNLAALKSQSAVGAEARYRVALLQYDNKEYDKALETAFDVINNRGAQEYWVAKSFILLADAYARKGNTFQAKSTLKSVIENYEKDDDIVPSAKERLQRLK